In Gigantopelta aegis isolate Gae_Host chromosome 6, Gae_host_genome, whole genome shotgun sequence, the following are encoded in one genomic region:
- the LOC121374912 gene encoding arfaptin-2-like isoform X1: MTTERQGPVTNGSPEDDDMFERDLKEMLDDGPNLGDASSNVQGGVPTRMSASYTEGAVTPGSGLSQARLTRSYTMPPATSNVPLSSGSQSNGDFVPKSITQAASKIESLKEWSINTFKCTKQFLSERLGKGSKTVDLELEAQIEVLRDTQRRYSQVLRMARALTNHFYYVVQTQKGLGETFSELAQKSPELQEEFTYNSETQRSLVKNGETLLGALNFFTSSVNTLCNKTMEDTLTTVKQYEMARLEYDAYRTDLDTLGLTSPKDSATLNRLEAAKKKFEEHKIKFERLRSDVGIKLKFLEENKVKVMHKQLLLFHNAISAYFTGNESMLDSTLKQFNISLKRPNSDKPSWIEQ; the protein is encoded by the exons ATGACCACTGAACGTCAAGGGCCAGTGACAAATGGGTCGCCGGAGGACGATGACATGTTTGAGAGAGATCTCAAGGAGATGCTTGATGACGGTCCCAACCTCGGAGATGCCAGCTCCAACGTCCAGGGCGGAGTCCCCACCAGGATGTCGGCCTCATACACAGAGGGTGCAGTCACGCCCGGAAGTGGTCTGTCTCAAGCACGACTAACCCGCTCCTATACCATGCCTCCTG CCACAAGCAATGTGCCATTATCGTCCGGATCACAGAGTAATGGCGATTTTGTTCCCAAGTCCATCACTCAGGCAGCTTCCAAGATAGAATCTCTCAAGGAGTGGAGTATTAACACGTTTAAGTGTACAAAACAGTTTCTTTCGGAGCGACTAGGCAAAGGTTCCAAAACGGTTGACCTTGAACTTGAAGCTCAGATAGAAGTGTTGCGGGACACGCAGAGGAGATATTCTCAAGTCCTGCGCATGGCTCGTGCACTGACCAATCACTTCTATTACGTGGTGCAGACTCAGAAGGGACTGGGAGAGACATTCTCCGAATTAGCGCAGAAATCTCCCGAGTTGCAGGAGGAATTTACCTACAACAGTGAAACACAGAGGTCGCTGGTGAAAAATGGCGAAACGTTGTTGG GTGCTCTGAACTTCTTTACGTCATCAGTAAACACATTGTGTAATAAAACGATGGAGGACACACTAACGACCGTGAAGCAATATGAGATGGCCAG ATTGGAGTATGATGCATACCGCACTGATTTAGACACCCTCGGCCTTACTAGTCCAAAGGATTCTGCTACGCTTAACAGACTTGAAGCTGCTAAAAAGAAATTTGAggaacataaaattaaatttgagaGACTGAGATCAGATGTTGGAATCAAGTTGAAATTTTTAGAAGAAAATAAG GTTAAGGTGATGCACAAACAACTGCTGCTGTTTCACAATGCTATTTCTGCGTACTTCACGGGAAATGAGTCGATGTTGGACTCGACGCTGAAGCAGTTTAACATATCGCTGAAACGCCCCAACTCCGACAAACCATCCTGGATAGAGCAATGA
- the LOC121374912 gene encoding arfaptin-2-like isoform X2, translating into MTTERQGPVTNGSPEDDDMFERDLKEMLDDGPNLGDASSNVQGGVPTRMSASYTEGAVTPGSATSNVPLSSGSQSNGDFVPKSITQAASKIESLKEWSINTFKCTKQFLSERLGKGSKTVDLELEAQIEVLRDTQRRYSQVLRMARALTNHFYYVVQTQKGLGETFSELAQKSPELQEEFTYNSETQRSLVKNGETLLGALNFFTSSVNTLCNKTMEDTLTTVKQYEMARLEYDAYRTDLDTLGLTSPKDSATLNRLEAAKKKFEEHKIKFERLRSDVGIKLKFLEENKVKVMHKQLLLFHNAISAYFTGNESMLDSTLKQFNISLKRPNSDKPSWIEQ; encoded by the exons ATGACCACTGAACGTCAAGGGCCAGTGACAAATGGGTCGCCGGAGGACGATGACATGTTTGAGAGAGATCTCAAGGAGATGCTTGATGACGGTCCCAACCTCGGAGATGCCAGCTCCAACGTCCAGGGCGGAGTCCCCACCAGGATGTCGGCCTCATACACAGAGGGTGCAGTCACGCCCGGAAGTG CCACAAGCAATGTGCCATTATCGTCCGGATCACAGAGTAATGGCGATTTTGTTCCCAAGTCCATCACTCAGGCAGCTTCCAAGATAGAATCTCTCAAGGAGTGGAGTATTAACACGTTTAAGTGTACAAAACAGTTTCTTTCGGAGCGACTAGGCAAAGGTTCCAAAACGGTTGACCTTGAACTTGAAGCTCAGATAGAAGTGTTGCGGGACACGCAGAGGAGATATTCTCAAGTCCTGCGCATGGCTCGTGCACTGACCAATCACTTCTATTACGTGGTGCAGACTCAGAAGGGACTGGGAGAGACATTCTCCGAATTAGCGCAGAAATCTCCCGAGTTGCAGGAGGAATTTACCTACAACAGTGAAACACAGAGGTCGCTGGTGAAAAATGGCGAAACGTTGTTGG GTGCTCTGAACTTCTTTACGTCATCAGTAAACACATTGTGTAATAAAACGATGGAGGACACACTAACGACCGTGAAGCAATATGAGATGGCCAG ATTGGAGTATGATGCATACCGCACTGATTTAGACACCCTCGGCCTTACTAGTCCAAAGGATTCTGCTACGCTTAACAGACTTGAAGCTGCTAAAAAGAAATTTGAggaacataaaattaaatttgagaGACTGAGATCAGATGTTGGAATCAAGTTGAAATTTTTAGAAGAAAATAAG GTTAAGGTGATGCACAAACAACTGCTGCTGTTTCACAATGCTATTTCTGCGTACTTCACGGGAAATGAGTCGATGTTGGACTCGACGCTGAAGCAGTTTAACATATCGCTGAAACGCCCCAACTCCGACAAACCATCCTGGATAGAGCAATGA